The nucleotide sequence CAGTGTCACCCCTCCTGGCACGTCCAGATCGCCGAGGATGGCCGCGAGGATGAGCACGGTGTGGCCGGCCTGCACCCCATTTGCGTTCGTGTCTATGGCGAGCCCCCACATGAACGATGAAGGATGGTTCTCTGCGATGGCGCGTGAGGCGGCGGCGATGGTGGCGGCCGGAACCCAGGTGATCTCCTCCACCTTATCCAGCGGGTACTCGGCAGCACGCTCCTTGAGCTCATCGAAGCCGTAGCACCAGTTCTCAACGAAGTCGTGGTCGTAGAGATCTTCCTGTATCAGATAGTTGATCATACCCAGGCCGAGTGCGGCATCGGTGCCGGGACGGAGCTGCAGGTGGAAATCGGCATGAGCAGCCATCCATGTGACACGCGGGTCTACCACCACGTAGCGCGATCCGCGCTTCATGAGGTCGATGAGCGTATGGCCGAAGAACCCGTCGGGGTTCGAGAACAGGGGATCCTTTCCCCATAACACGATGTACTTCGGCACCTCGTAGCGCGGGTCGTCGTAGCGGTCGGGGAAGAAGGCTGCGTAGTCGAGCTCGGGATAGCCCGCCCCGAGTATGAAGTCGGCCACCGAGCAGCGTGGCCCATAGCACGAGTCGCCGCTCATGGGGAAGCACGAGTTCGGTGTGCCGAGGGCGGCATAGGCGAGCGGTGTTTTGTAGAGTGTGGCCTCGCGGCCCGTGCCCTGGAAGGCCACGATGGACTCGGCGCCCCAGTTCTCCTTGACGTAGCTCACCCGCTCTTCGATGATGTCGAGCGCCTCGTCCCAGGTGATGGGCTCCCAGGCGTCCTTCCCGCGATCTTCGCGTGCGCGCTTCAAAGGGCTCAGGACGCGCTTCTCGCTGTACATATACTCGGGAAGCGTGAGGCAGCGCACGCACAGGCGCCCTTGGGTGATGGGGTGGTCCGGATCTCCCTCTACGTCCACCACCTTGCCGTCTTTAACGGTCAGGTACATGCCGCACCCCACCGGGTGGTCGCCCGGCGGCGACCAGGCGCAGGTGCGGCACTTGACCACGCCGTCACCGCATTCGATTATCCGCTCTGACATAACCTCTCCTCTCTCGTGCTGTTTATCGCGTGGTGGCACTTTTCCGGTTTCAAGGATGATTTCGCTGAGAAAGGCGACCTCTAAATGCCGGAAAGTGCCGGAGCCACGGGCCTACTTGCTGATGGGCGCTCCCGGCGCCTTCGGGGCAGAGGGGGCGTTGGGCATCCCATGAGCCGTTGGTGCGGGTACGACTGCCGGGGAAGCCGGTGCGGGCGCGTCGTCCTCGGCGCCTTCGGTCGGCGACTTGCAGAAGGGGCATTTCTTGGGCAGCTGCCCCGCTACGCGGTTGATGCGCTTGCCGCAAGACGGGCAGGTGGCGGGGGGCAGTTCGGTCTCGGCTGGTCTGAAGCACATGGCGAACCTCTTTCTCTCAATGCTCTCGACGTGCGATGACTAAACCGAAATAGTATTAATTCTTTGCCATCGCCTTTCAATAAAATAATACGAAAGGGGTTAAATGAATAGTACTAAAAAGACTATGTACTATTCTATTTTAAGAATATGTTACAGGATTTTAAAGGAACACTTAGTTCGAAAAAAGCCTAATATGCAGGTAAAATATCTGTTAAATATAAACACACCAGTTTATTTATCCAAAAAATAGTATAAATAGACACCTTGATAACTAATACTAAATAATATTATTTTGATGTCACAAACTAAACCAAATTGACCTAAGCCAAAAGTGGTTAGTTAAAGGAGGATCGTATGTGTTTTAGGCCTGCGGCGGTCGAAATGTCCAACAAGTGTCCGCAGTGCGGAGGCGAATGCGCGCTCAATCTCGAGCATTGCCCGCAATGCGGAGCGGCGCTCCCCAAGGTGCCGGCCATGCCCGGCATGCCCGGTGCCCCCGGTGTGCCCGTTCCGCCCGGGGCCCCGGCTCCGCCTGCGTCTCCATCAGCGCCCCGTGTTCCGCACCCATGAGCGTTGCGCGTAGGCAACAGTCCCGTTTCTGTAAGCTTCCGGCCAACGCTCTGCCCGCCCGAGGTTTGAGCGTTGGCCGGCTGCCGAAAACCCAGATCGATGAATCGCCAAGAAAAGGAGGAGGAATGGATTACCAAGAGTTCCTCGATTCGGTCGACCGCGAGGCCTACCACGAGGGGGAATGGCGGTGGCAGGAGGGCGAGTACACCGTCACCCGCACCAATCATTGGTCGCCCCCTGGCTGCCATAACGGGTGCGGCGTGCTGCTCTACGTCGACCAAGAGGGCAGGCTTGCCCGCATCGAGGGCGACCCGCTGTCGCCCTTCAACAACGGCAAGCTTTGCATGCGCTGCCTCGACATGGTGGAGGCCGTAAACCATCCCGACCGGTTGAAGTACCCTTTGCGTCGGGCCGGCAAGCGCGGCGAGAACAGATGGGAGCGCATCACGTGGGACGAGGCCTACGATGAGATCGTGGAGCGCGTGAACACCGTCAAGCGAGACTTCGGCTCCCACACCATCCTGTTCGTGCATGGCACGGGACGCAACATCGGCTGGCAGCTGCCGCTGTTCGCATCCACTGCCCTCGAGACGCCCAACGTCTGCAACTTCGGGTTCACTGGCTTTGCCTGTTACCTTCCGCGTATGATCGGCGCATCGGCGAAAATGGGAGAGATGACCATCGCCGACGTGTCTGAAACGCATGAGATGCGCTATGCCGACCCATCCTTCCGCCGCCCCGATGTGATCATGGTTTGGGGTAACGAGCCTCTTAAGGCCAATGCCGACGGCTTCCTTGGCCACTGGATCGTCGAATGCATGCAGATGGGTACCCAGATCATCTCCATCGACCCGCGCCTAACCTGGCTCGGAGCTAAAGCCGCGTACTGGTTGCAGGTGCGCCCCGGAACCGACGGCGCGCTGGGCATAGCGATGCTGAACACCGTCATCAACGAGGATATGGTCGACCATGAGTTCATCGACAGCTGGTGTTACGGCTACGAGCAGCTCGTCGAATCGGTGCAGGGCAAGGATGCTGATTGGGCCGCCGAGATATGCGGCGTACCGGCGGACGACATACGCGGCGCAGCCCGCTTATACGCTACGGCGGAAAGCGCGTCCATCCAGTGGGGCCTCGCGTTCGAGCAGCAACTGTCCGCGTTGGGCGTCACCGCGGCGGCGTGCGATCTCATGGGTGTTACCGGCAACATCGACAATCCCGGAGGGAACCTGCTCATCAAGTGCGCGTTCGATATCGAGAAGCGCTACGGTTTGGGTGACTTCAAAATCCCGCGCGAAAACTATGCAGGCAAGCTTACTTTGTCGGCGGGCATCGAATCATCCGATATCGTGGCCTGTGCGTCCTCAGATGCCCTACTGCACGCCGTGGAGACAGGCGAGCCCTTCATGCCCCAGATTATCTGGCTGCAAAGTGCCAACCCGCTCTCCTGCTCGGGCATGGACGCACCGCGCATGTACGAGGCCATGAACAAGATACCCTACTGCGTGGTGGCCGACCCCTATATGACGCCGACCGCCGTGGCTCATGCCGATATCGTGCTGCCGGTTGCCATGAGCTGCGAGCGCAACTCCGTGCGCACCTGGTGGACGCCCGCCCGGTCCATCTCCAAGTGCGCGAGCTACTACGAAGCAAAGTCCGATGAGCAGATCATCCTCGATCTGGGTCGCCGGCTGAAGCCCGAGAACTGGCCCTGGAAAGACGACAGGGAGTTGGCCACGTGGTACCTCACCGACCAGTACGCCGAGGGCGGCACGCGCTACGAGGGTGACTTCGAGGAGCTGCAGGAGCGCGGCGGCTACAAGTACGATCCGTGGGATGCCGAGTACTACAAGTACCAGAAGGGCATGTGTCGTCCCGACGGCCAGCCGGGCTTCGACACGGCAACGGGTCGTTTCGAGTTCTGGAGCTGGGGGTACAACCATTGGGGAGTCGATCCGATGCCCTACCACATTGAGCCGAAGGATAGCCCAGTATCCACGCCCGAGAAGCTGGCAGAGTACCCGTTCATCGCCACGTCGGGTGGAAGGTCCTACGAGTTCTTCCACTCCGAGCACCGTCAACTGGAAACCATGCGCGAGTTCCATCCTTGGCCGCTTGTGACCATTCATCCCGAGGCCGCGGCTGAATACGGCATCGAGGATGGCGACTGGGTGTGGATCGAGACCACCCATGGCCGATGCCGCCAGAAGGCGTTCCTCTTCCCCGGCATCAAGAAGGACACCATTCATATGGAGCACGCTTGGTGGTTCCCCGAGCAAGAAGCCGCAGAGCCCAGCCTGTACGGCACGTTCGACTCAAACATCAATAACATGGCGCTCAACTTCGAAACGGGGCAAGGCGGCATCGGTTCCGGTATCAAGAGCTTCTTGGCAAAGATCTACCCCTACGTCGAGGGAGACCAGATGCCCGGCGAGAAGGTCACCCGCGAGGGCGGCTGGGGCGACTACCTGCCCGGCGTTATGGCGGGTGACAAAGAATCGGCAGAGAGGCAGGCTGCCGAGGGCAACAGCGCCTTGCTCGCCCAGATCGAGGCCGCTCGGCGCGCCAAGGAGATGAAGGTAGAGGACGCCGACATGCAGGGCCGCAACGCGCTCATCTACGCGAAAGAGCACGCCGACGGCCTGCAGGATGCCTGACCGCCCAAACGACCCAAGAAAAGGAGGCGAACGACCGTGACTAAGGCGATTCTCGTCAACTACGACTACTGCACGGGCTGCCACTCATGCGAGGTGGCCTGCAAAAAGGAGCGTGGCCTGCCGAAAGGCGAGTTCGGCATCAAGGTGTGCGAGGTGGGGCCGTTCCAGTACAGCAGGGACCAGGGGCTGAAGGGCGTATGGGAATGGACGTATATGCCCGTCCTGACGCAGGCATGCAATCTGTGCGCCGACCGTACGAAGGAGGGCAAGATGCCCATGTGCGTGCAGCATTGCCAGGCATGGTGTCTGTACTACGGTGAGGCGGAGGACCTGGTCAAGAAAATGGACGGCAAGACCCGTTGGACGCTTTCGACCACCAAGGAGTAAGGGGGCCGGGCGGCTTAGACCGAGAGGGGAACCATGCGCGAAGTCGCCCGGAAACCATTGAAAAGGGGGTTCCATGAACATGACCGACGAAGTTTGCGCGCACGTCGCGGCCGCAGACTACGCGATACTCGACGATTTCACCGTCGGGCGAGTCAAGACCCGTGTGCTCGACGCGGTGGGCGTCATAGCTGCCGGGGTGCACGCGCCTCGTTGCGACGATTTGTTCAACCTGCTCAAAAGCTATGGAACAGCGCCTCAAAGCACGGCGTTTTTTCGCGGCGAGCTTATGGGCGCTCCGCAAGCTGCCATGGTGAACAGCTTCGCCATGAGATCCTACGATTTCGAGGCCATCGAGGCCGAGAACGAGAATCGCAAGAGCAGTGCCGCTCACATCAGCGGTACGACGGTGCCCACCGCCTTCGCCGCCGCAGAGCG is from Gordonibacter urolithinfaciens and encodes:
- a CDS encoding molybdopterin-dependent oxidoreductase; its protein translation is MDYQEFLDSVDREAYHEGEWRWQEGEYTVTRTNHWSPPGCHNGCGVLLYVDQEGRLARIEGDPLSPFNNGKLCMRCLDMVEAVNHPDRLKYPLRRAGKRGENRWERITWDEAYDEIVERVNTVKRDFGSHTILFVHGTGRNIGWQLPLFASTALETPNVCNFGFTGFACYLPRMIGASAKMGEMTIADVSETHEMRYADPSFRRPDVIMVWGNEPLKANADGFLGHWIVECMQMGTQIISIDPRLTWLGAKAAYWLQVRPGTDGALGIAMLNTVINEDMVDHEFIDSWCYGYEQLVESVQGKDADWAAEICGVPADDIRGAARLYATAESASIQWGLAFEQQLSALGVTAAACDLMGVTGNIDNPGGNLLIKCAFDIEKRYGLGDFKIPRENYAGKLTLSAGIESSDIVACASSDALLHAVETGEPFMPQIIWLQSANPLSCSGMDAPRMYEAMNKIPYCVVADPYMTPTAVAHADIVLPVAMSCERNSVRTWWTPARSISKCASYYEAKSDEQIILDLGRRLKPENWPWKDDRELATWYLTDQYAEGGTRYEGDFEELQERGGYKYDPWDAEYYKYQKGMCRPDGQPGFDTATGRFEFWSWGYNHWGVDPMPYHIEPKDSPVSTPEKLAEYPFIATSGGRSYEFFHSEHRQLETMREFHPWPLVTIHPEAAAEYGIEDGDWVWIETTHGRCRQKAFLFPGIKKDTIHMEHAWWFPEQEAAEPSLYGTFDSNINNMALNFETGQGGIGSGIKSFLAKIYPYVEGDQMPGEKVTREGGWGDYLPGVMAGDKESAERQAAEGNSALLAQIEAARRAKEMKVEDADMQGRNALIYAKEHADGLQDA
- a CDS encoding 4Fe-4S dicluster domain-containing protein, which codes for MTKAILVNYDYCTGCHSCEVACKKERGLPKGEFGIKVCEVGPFQYSRDQGLKGVWEWTYMPVLTQACNLCADRTKEGKMPMCVQHCQAWCLYYGEAEDLVKKMDGKTRWTLSTTKE